GCAAGGGATTATCTTGAATGATGAGTCACCTGAGGTTCTTTCGCCGAAGATTACTTCTCCGACGGAATCAAAATTGGAACTGCAATAACTCTCAATCGAAGTTGCAGGACGAGTAACTGAATCCTCGATAGAATTAGAAGCAGGGATTAtcttgaattttgaatgatgaGTCACCTGAGGTTCTTTCGCCGGCGGAATCAGAATCGCAACCGCGATAACTCTCAGTCAGAGTTGCCAACGAGTACAGGAATCCTCGAAAGAATTAGAAGCAGGGGGATTATCTTCAATCTTGGTTGATGATTCATCTGATATTCCTTCGTAGGAAACTGTTGTGTAATCAGTCTCTCTGCAAATTTGCAGCGAATAAGTGACAGAATACTCAGAAGAAGATGAACTTTGACAAAGACGAGGATCGATTGTTCACGAAGTGTTCTAATTTGAAGCCAAAACTACGTAAATTGTGTAATCAGTCTCTCCGTTAGAAACAGTTGCATGTAACATTTCTAAGATGATAATGGAATCATTTTTTAAgctttatcttcttcttttttttttttttttgttgaaaacatAGCTTTATCTTAAAGGCATTAATCAGAGTACTAAAAGTAACaagtttatataaaaatttgtataattattgCATTGACAAAAGAAATTGGTTGTATTTCCaagacaattattttttaaataaaatcctAAAATAACGTTATTAGGACACTCTTTAGTAAAAACATTTGTTAATGTACaagattatatttataaaatccCTCCCTTAACCCAACTCTCTTTCCACTATTGATCATTTTCAACACTTCTTTTGCCTCTCGTTCTCGACTCCGACGATAGAAGGTATAATTTTGATCATCCTCTGTAATGTCTACCTATTAGAGTCCGATAGAATCTCATATCTTTATTAAATAAGTCGTGGAAGTAATTTTTCtatctattatttatatttttttttcttagctAAATAtcttattcattttttatacaCTTCATTTGAGTTAAATCTCCTGTTCTCTTTCTCGCCCCTTAACAAGtctatatatagtttttttttcctcccttATTTACACCAATTTACACCAAAGGATTGGTATAAATCGTCAATGATTAACATAGGCAggatttaatgattaataagagtaattttatattacgtcaaaaaacaaaagagtaattttataaaaatgccACACTATTTATTTACAACTTTTTCTTTACTtatatgaaataattgaaagtgaTACTCAACATGGATAAAGAGTGTCGTATAAACTATTATGGTTCTCTCATATTCAATGAATTAATTTCTACAATTGTGCATAGCgaatatcttaattttttaaaggaaaatatgaACTCGTGCCCAACACAtaagttaaaaagttaaaagtaaaaatatctTTTTGAAACTTGTGTATTCGATGTTTTAAAAGTTGATTCatgttttcaaaacaaattttctttatcatttctttttttatcttcttaactTGTACTTTAGTGCataagttagcatgaccctttttAATGGAGGGAGAAAATATTAGGCCAGTCCACCAAAATTAATGGTGATTTCATCTATGTAAGTTGACAAAATTATGCtgatactccctctgtcccaaattgtatgtcgttttggaaaaaaaaatttgtcccaaattatatgtcgctttacaataccaatgaaatattaatgttatttttcctattatatccttaactattaattactctctcttctttcaattatttcatttatcttttccataccatttattagggataattttgtaaaacaactcataatttctcttccccatacaatattaattacatttcttaatactgaaatgaccaaaacgtcatacaatttggaacggagggagtaattattTAGAGTAATTCCATTTCTGTTTTCAAGCACTATAATGCAAGTTGCTCAAAATCACAAAAGGCAATTACTATCACCGTATTCAAAAAACCAATAAGGATGATTTAAACATTATTATTAGACCCACAAACATAAAACAAagcaaacaacaaaagacaCAAATACGTAGTCTTGATATTGTTTCGTTGAGGACGGTAAACAACCATTAAATAACCGTCAAAGTGGCCTGTTATACCTTCCTCGTTTGGTTCACCCgaaataaacattaatttatatataatactaCTACTTGAAAACACCATAGACCAAAGTTattgtaaaatttgaaaaacctTGTGTATTAGTAGTATTTTACTTAAACATTCTAGTGAGATCAGAAACAACAAAGCTGGTTGATAATTTCTCCATGGTTAAGAAAACTGTATTGAAGGTTAATATCGATTGTCCAAAATGCAAAAAGAAACTCATCAAAACTGTCTCTTCTCTTGAAGGTAACCATATCATTTAGATTATACACACATTATCTCCCTATATTTGTTATGGATTGAATTAacattttaaatgtttattgCTTGCTATAAAGATTTTGAGTAGAAACATATGTTgagatttttttcattgaattgCAGGGATAGATAAAATTGAAGCTGATGAAGTGAAGGGAACATTGACAATATTAGGGGATGCAGACCCATATGACATAATAGTGCGAATAAGGAAAGCAGGAAAACATGCTGAAATTGTGAGTATTGGGCCTCCCCCAGGCCCTGCCCCTCTACCACCTGGGCCGGCGCCTCCGAAAACGGATGCTGCAAAAAAGCCCGCGGAAAATAAAAAGCCCGAAGAAAAGAGTAAGCCTGGAGATAAGGATAAGCCCAGCCCAGTGAGTTTGGACCAAATATCTTATGTGCTCTATACGCAGATGCCTTATTGCTACCCACAGTACCAGGGCCAGCCAGTTGCTGTGGTGTACATGAATAGGTGGGATGAACCCAATACATCTTGCACTATAATGTGACTTTTTAAGCGATAATTATGGTAGACATCTTCTTGAGTggtattatgttttctttcaaataaaatgagagaattttggttttggttattGTAATTTCCTTGATTTTcattgattaaaatttaaaatcacttttttccTTTGGCATTCATTTTAggaatcaattaaaaaaaattagttgagtTGATAATGGAGTTGTATTCTAACATGGAACCACATATTAGTGGGATAGAACATCCAGCACATATGACAGTAGTGTGTCGTACTCAAAATCGAGTGTATTATGTGCTTacagtataaaaaaaatgacttagTTTTCTCTTTGGTACCATATTACTTTACACTATTTATCCTAAGTGGTGGGAAAGCAGACCAAGTATATAGATCATGCGCTAAGCATATTCAAGGTGTTGTAACTAGATCAGTATTAAACTTAAATTCTTTGGGCTTAATCCGAGATATAATGACTATTTTATGACAGTCTACAATCCCGCAAGAAATGGTTGAATCAAGTATATTGaactttttgtttatgttttagaaCTAATGTAGTAGTGTTCTACTCGGTTATGTCGCATATGGAACAAGGGACTTCAACCAACGACCACACATGTAACATGTCATGTTCTCCTAGGATAAATGGCTATGAGGTCTTGAAGATGGCGGAAGACGTTCCATGGGTTGAAGAGGTTATGTTGAATCTTGTGGAATTAACTAAAAAGTTTggtgtagttggatgcaaggatATTCAAGAGGACAGAAGGCATTCTAAGGGTTGAGAGGTAAAGGTGAAAGCTTGTGGGACTACAAAGTGCAGTTGGATGCAAAGAGAAGAATCAGACGTCGAAGTTTGTGAGACTATTCAATGTGGTTGGATGCAAGTAGAAGTCGATGTGTTGATCAAGATTCAAGCGAGGATTTGAACTTGATTGATTTTGTCTTAAGGAGTAGTTCAAGTCAAGGTTAAGAAGGAATGTGTTTGATGGTTAAATTGACATCGTCACTAATTTAAGTCAAGGTAGAGAATTGTTGACAAAATAGAAGatttttataaatcaaaaaTTAAGGGTTGGTTCCTTTTGGGGTTAGATTCTATAGTTACGAAACATTGAAAAACACCTTGGATAGTGAAATCATTTAGTCTTTTGGTCACGAAAAGAGATTCaaaaaaatggtagaaattagGATTGCCCTTGGAGAGCTTCTTGAAGCTAACTTCTTGCAACTCTTTTGTATCACTTTTTAAAGAAACTCCTTGATATTGAAGTGGAGATCTCTCTCTCCTTCAGATATAGGTCATTATTGAACCAAACTGAGTGAACAAATTTTTGGTATGTGTTCTCTATTctctactctctttatcttattattttttggttcgATTGTGGTTTTTCTTTACACTTGGTTGCTAGATTAGATCAAGATctattgttgttgattgtgatTGTTTTGGTTACTGATTGTCACTAATACTTTCTCTACACATCTaagtttattggtgtgattttgagtcCTAAATTCACAATAATTAGCTATAGCTTTTTACCTTAGTGTAATCTCtcactaagaaataaaaagctAAAAGTGGTTCACTGCACTCTCGCTCAAAAGATTTAACATTTTTGTATTGCCAAATACACATTCGAATTCAAAACTTCTAATTAAAGTATATATCTCTTACCATCTCATTCAAGGGTTGCTGGACAACTTAATatcgttctttttattttacttttctatGATACATTGCAATAGCATCGTGGATTCCCTTCCCTTattgagcaaaaaaaaaagcatctaCTTAGGGAGTGTTTGTTTCACCTCCAAAAATTTAATTAGTGTTCATCAATTATTCACTTCCTTCCTCAAATACTATTTCGCTGCCCTACAAAACAATACTCGTAATAATAATGGAAAAAGTTTGGCCTTGTTAGTTTGTACGGTATGCATTAATTTAGGTACATTGAACCCAAAATGAAcatatagacaaaaaaaaaaaaacttgacagTGTACCATGACACGTATGGACTACACATTTTAGTTATATAGTGCCACTAGTTCTATAAGTTGAATTATATTCAACCATGTTATTTATGCAAGTCATTATTAATTGCATACATAAAAAAGCATCTTATACCATAGCCATTCCTTTTCATAGGACAAAACAAAATGTTTATTAAGAAATTTCGGACTCGATTATTTTTTCTGTCGTTTTCTTGTAACGTACGTTTGTGTGTTCGACACGTCGTGgaaaatttgttcaaaatataatataatataaacaaacCAAATCGAAGTTGGATAGCCTTCTAAGTAAACAAGATCATGGTCCCTTTCCAtgtttccctttttcttttttatgtttttcttaattcttaaatatattttttgctttGTTAAAGACAAATGTTGTGACCATACAAAGTTTGGTCATGTTTGAGCGTGCTGTATTATACATACAAATCAGAGTGAGTGGGTCAATTTTTAATTCACTTTCCGAAAGTTGCTAAGCTAGCATGTGGTGGACACATTTGTTCATTCATATGTATGAGCCAATGAACTAGTAAAAAATAGGTTGCTTGCTTATTCACACTGATGTGTGTATATAAAgttaacataataaaatagGTGAGGTAATTAACGTGAATGCACAAAAATGAAAGTGTCTATGCTTATTAAATAACAATGGAATGAGTTTTGAACTACCAACTACTATAATTTTGGTCACTAGTTGAATTATGATAACTAAAGTTTTTGGGTTGGGTATAACAACTGATTTGAGCGAAGGGTTAGGAGTTATTGGAGGTCGTTAAAAACCTTCGCAAATAGATTGTGTCACgataataaatgatatattttcaatgtaaattaagagaaaaaataaagggAGAATTATTAAATCACAAAAGAGAAAATGTAGACGATCAAAATGACAGGTAAAGGTGAACTTGAGCAAGTTGTTTAAAAACCAAAAAGTATATTATAATTGCAAGTTGCAAAATGTGTCATGAAAGGGTCACCAAAAAGTATAGCTAAATATgtcattatttttcatataatcaACGGGAGCAAACACATCTCTTCCGTTGTTTCATCAGatatatcttttttctttatcacACTCATATCCAATAAAGATGATTTAAAAGaaggtgccatttaatttgggaaaggacaGTTCTTTCCCATCGtgggaaagttgatcatgtccattagattaaatgaggaatATATtcttatcatac
Above is a genomic segment from Medicago truncatula cultivar Jemalong A17 chromosome 5, MtrunA17r5.0-ANR, whole genome shotgun sequence containing:
- the LOC11412854 gene encoding heavy metal-associated isoprenylated plant protein 2 gives rise to the protein MVKKTVLKVNIDCPKCKKKLIKTVSSLEGIDKIEADEVKGTLTILGDADPYDIIVRIRKAGKHAEIVSIGPPPGPAPLPPGPAPPKTDAAKKPAENKKPEEKSKPGDKDKPSPVSLDQISYVLYTQMPYCYPQYQGQPVAVVYMNRWDEPNTSCTIM